In a genomic window of Saccharothrix sp. HUAS TT1:
- a CDS encoding Crp/Fnr family transcriptional regulator, with protein sequence MSTHGTEGGPGADASRAFPGRDAAGWSSDTFLGRLPASARSRLFATGHEVLFHPGHPLIREGEETTTVFVLVEGMAKVTITTSTGYTTLLAIRVAGDIVGELAPIDRAPRSASVVAALPTRALALTGEAFLRFLEENATASLELLRAMSQKLRSATNARSISGGYPVVSRLAQILRELGRSYGVAAPVGTEIIAPLSQSDLAALIGASEPAIHKALRDLRDRGAIRTGYRRIHIADDGILAEIADPDSA encoded by the coding sequence TTGAGCACCCACGGCACCGAGGGCGGACCCGGCGCCGACGCCTCGCGCGCGTTCCCCGGGCGGGACGCGGCGGGCTGGTCGAGCGACACGTTCCTCGGTCGGCTCCCCGCGAGCGCGCGGTCACGGCTGTTCGCGACAGGGCACGAAGTCCTGTTCCACCCCGGGCACCCCCTCATCCGGGAGGGGGAGGAGACGACCACGGTGTTCGTCCTGGTGGAGGGCATGGCCAAGGTCACCATCACCACCTCGACGGGTTACACGACCCTGCTCGCCATCCGGGTGGCGGGCGACATCGTCGGCGAGCTCGCCCCCATCGACCGCGCGCCCAGGAGCGCGAGCGTGGTGGCCGCGCTGCCCACTCGGGCGCTGGCGCTCACCGGTGAGGCGTTCCTGCGATTCCTGGAGGAGAACGCCACCGCGAGCCTCGAACTGCTGCGCGCGATGTCGCAGAAGCTCCGATCCGCGACCAACGCGCGGTCCATCAGCGGCGGTTACCCGGTGGTGAGCAGGCTGGCGCAGATCCTGCGCGAACTCGGCCGGTCCTACGGCGTGGCGGCCCCCGTCGGCACGGAGATCATCGCGCCCCTGTCGCAGTCGGACCTGGCCGCGTTGATCGGGGCATCCGAACCGGCCATCCACAAGGCGTTGCGAGACCTGCGCGACAGGGGTGCGATCCGCACCGGGTACCGGCGGATCCACATCGCCGACGACGGGATCCTGGCGGAGATCGCCGATCCCGACAGCGCATGA